In one window of Streptomyces sp. NBC_01224 DNA:
- the miaB gene encoding tRNA (N6-isopentenyl adenosine(37)-C2)-methylthiotransferase MiaB, with amino-acid sequence MDGLKTYEVRTYGCQMNVHDSERLSGLLEDAGYVRAAEGCDGDADVVVFNTCAVRENADNKLYGNLGRLAPMKTKRPGMQIAVGGCLAQKDRDTIVERAPWVDVVFGTHNIGKLPVLLERARIQDEAQIEIAESLEAFPSTLPTRRESAYAAWVSISVGCNNTCTFCIVPALRGKEKDRRTGDILAEIEALVAEGVSEITLLGQNVNAYGSDIGDREAFSKLLRACGKIEGLERVRFTSPHPRDFTDDVIAAMAETPNVMPQLHMPMQSGSDTILKAMRRSYRQERFLGIIEKVRAAMPDAAISTDIIVGFPGETEEDFEQTMHAVREARFANAFTFQYSKRPGTPAAEMEGQIPKEVVQERYMRLSALQEEISWEENKKQVGRTLEIMVAEGEGRKDGATHRLSGRAPDNRLVHFTKPDEEVRPGDVVTVEVTYAAPHHLLAEGVPVGVRRTRAGDAWEKRTATEAAKPAGVMLGLPGIGAPAPLPATAAPGCGCD; translated from the coding sequence GTGGACGGTTTGAAAACGTACGAGGTGCGCACCTACGGGTGCCAGATGAACGTCCATGACTCCGAGCGGCTGTCGGGGCTGCTGGAGGACGCGGGTTACGTACGTGCCGCCGAGGGCTGCGACGGCGATGCCGACGTCGTCGTCTTCAACACCTGCGCGGTGCGGGAGAACGCCGACAACAAGCTCTACGGGAATCTCGGCCGGCTCGCCCCGATGAAGACCAAGCGACCCGGCATGCAGATCGCCGTCGGCGGCTGCCTGGCGCAGAAGGACCGCGACACCATCGTCGAGCGGGCCCCCTGGGTGGATGTCGTCTTCGGCACGCACAACATCGGCAAGCTGCCGGTGCTGCTGGAGCGCGCCCGTATCCAGGACGAGGCGCAGATCGAGATCGCCGAGTCCCTGGAGGCGTTCCCCTCCACGCTCCCCACCCGCCGCGAGTCCGCCTATGCGGCGTGGGTCTCCATCTCCGTCGGCTGCAACAACACCTGCACCTTCTGCATCGTCCCGGCGCTGCGCGGCAAGGAGAAGGACCGCCGCACCGGCGACATCCTCGCCGAGATCGAGGCACTGGTCGCCGAGGGCGTTTCGGAGATCACCCTGCTGGGCCAGAACGTGAACGCGTACGGCTCCGACATCGGCGATCGCGAGGCCTTCTCCAAGCTGCTGCGCGCCTGCGGGAAGATCGAGGGCCTGGAGCGGGTCCGTTTCACCTCGCCGCATCCCCGTGACTTCACGGACGACGTGATCGCGGCGATGGCCGAGACGCCCAATGTGATGCCCCAGCTGCACATGCCGATGCAGTCGGGCTCGGACACCATCCTCAAGGCGATGCGGCGCTCTTACCGGCAGGAGCGCTTCCTCGGCATCATCGAGAAGGTGCGCGCCGCGATGCCGGACGCCGCCATCTCCACCGACATCATCGTGGGCTTCCCCGGCGAGACCGAGGAGGACTTCGAGCAGACCATGCACGCGGTCCGCGAGGCGCGCTTCGCCAACGCCTTCACTTTCCAGTACTCCAAGCGGCCCGGAACCCCGGCCGCAGAGATGGAGGGGCAGATCCCCAAGGAGGTCGTCCAGGAGCGGTACATGCGCCTGTCCGCCCTCCAGGAGGAGATCTCCTGGGAGGAGAACAAGAAGCAGGTCGGCAGAACGCTGGAGATCATGGTTGCGGAGGGCGAGGGTCGCAAGGACGGCGCAACCCACCGCCTCTCCGGCCGCGCCCCCGACAACCGCCTGGTCCACTTCACCAAGCCGGACGAGGAGGTGCGTCCGGGCGATGTGGTGACCGTCGAGGTCACCTACGCGGCCCCGCACCACCTCCTCGCCGAGGGCGTTCCGGTGGGCGTACGGCGGACCCGGGCAGGGGACGCCTGGGAGAAGCGCACCGCCACCGAGGCCGCCAAGCCTGCCGGAGTGATGCTTGGGCTGCCCGGTATCGGGGCCCCGGCGCCGCTGCCCGCAACCGCGGCCCCCGGCTGCGGCTGCGACTGA
- a CDS encoding TAXI family TRAP transporter solute-binding subunit: MLQALSRIGRRRTLQACAALVVVLGLLLWWLLPLGEPTPSGTLTFSTGVRSGVYQRYGERLKGDLATDLPQVSIRLQTSEGSQQNIARVATGKADFTIATADALATYLRSGKPGADRLRGCVRLYDDYIQLVVPRDSKVRRVSDLISKRVGVGQPGSGVRLVADRVMTAAGLDPSNDVTPLPDGIDTMPEKLENGLLDAFFWSGGLPTSAVQELSDRFAIRLVPLEAPLIKELQAVGGSARYYRSAVMPADAYRNAQQGQAVPTVAVANVLVTTDRTDPAMTEAFTRTVIDSRDRIGREVHAAQLVDLRTAIYTDPLPLHEGAKRYYRSVKP, translated from the coding sequence ATGCTCCAGGCACTGTCCCGTATCGGCCGACGGCGCACCCTTCAGGCGTGCGCCGCCCTCGTCGTCGTGCTCGGGCTGCTGCTGTGGTGGCTGCTCCCGCTCGGGGAACCAACGCCGAGCGGGACGCTGACCTTCAGCACCGGCGTACGCAGCGGGGTCTACCAGCGCTACGGCGAGCGGCTCAAGGGAGACCTGGCCACGGATCTGCCCCAGGTGTCGATACGGCTGCAGACCAGTGAGGGCTCGCAGCAGAACATCGCGCGGGTGGCGACGGGGAAGGCCGACTTCACCATCGCCACCGCCGATGCCCTGGCCACCTATCTGCGCAGCGGCAAGCCGGGCGCCGACCGGTTGCGGGGCTGTGTGCGGCTGTATGACGACTACATCCAGCTGGTCGTGCCGCGTGACTCGAAGGTGCGGAGGGTCTCGGACCTGATCAGCAAGCGCGTTGGGGTGGGGCAGCCGGGTTCCGGGGTACGGCTGGTCGCCGACCGGGTGATGACAGCCGCCGGTCTCGATCCCTCGAACGATGTGACGCCGCTTCCCGACGGTATCGACACCATGCCTGAGAAGCTGGAGAACGGCCTGCTCGACGCCTTCTTCTGGTCCGGCGGACTGCCCACCTCCGCCGTCCAGGAGCTGTCGGACCGGTTCGCGATCCGGCTGGTGCCGCTGGAGGCCCCGCTGATCAAGGAGCTCCAGGCGGTGGGCGGGTCCGCCCGCTACTACCGGTCGGCTGTGATGCCCGCCGACGCCTACCGCAACGCGCAGCAGGGGCAGGCGGTACCGACGGTGGCGGTCGCCAATGTGCTGGTGACCACGGACCGTACGGATCCGGCGATGACCGAGGCGTTCACCCGGACCGTGATCGACAGCCGGGACCGGATCGGGCGCGAGGTGCACGCGGCCCAGCTGGTGGATCTGCGTACGGCGATCTACACCGATCCGCTGCCGCTGCACGAAGGCGCCAAGCGCTACTACCGCTCGGTCAAGCCCTGA
- a CDS encoding amino acid ABC transporter permease has product MTSVLYDAQGPRAKQRNILYTVLFVLCAAAAVWWVYDSLASKHQLDWIKWKPFFTSAQPWETYIWPGLQNTLKAAFFALLIALPLGALFGIGRLSDHRWVRLPAGAVVEFFRAIPVLILMIIANAVYSEYTNISSDSRPLYAVVTGLVLYNASVLAEIVRAGIHSLPQGQTDAAKAIGMRKGQTMVFVLLPQAVTAMLPAIVSQLVVIVKDTALGGAMMTFPELLASIRPMSANYGANTIACFTIVAVIYVAVNFALTSFASWLERWLRRNRKGKTAAPGTVPGGAPETIGTPSLVIDDGRAV; this is encoded by the coding sequence ATGACTTCCGTCCTCTACGACGCCCAGGGACCGCGCGCCAAGCAGCGCAATATCCTGTACACGGTGCTGTTCGTGCTGTGCGCCGCGGCGGCGGTGTGGTGGGTGTACGACAGCCTCGCTTCCAAGCACCAGCTCGACTGGATCAAGTGGAAGCCCTTCTTCACCAGCGCGCAGCCCTGGGAGACATACATCTGGCCGGGCCTCCAGAACACGCTCAAGGCCGCGTTCTTCGCCCTGCTCATCGCGCTGCCGCTCGGTGCGCTGTTCGGCATCGGACGACTCTCCGACCATCGTTGGGTACGGCTGCCGGCCGGTGCGGTGGTGGAGTTCTTCCGCGCCATCCCGGTGCTGATCCTGATGATCATCGCGAATGCGGTGTACTCCGAGTACACGAACATCAGCAGCGACTCGCGGCCGCTGTACGCCGTGGTGACCGGTCTGGTCCTGTACAACGCCTCGGTGCTCGCCGAGATCGTGCGAGCCGGTATCCACTCCCTTCCACAGGGCCAGACGGACGCTGCCAAGGCGATCGGGATGCGCAAGGGCCAGACCATGGTGTTCGTGCTGCTGCCGCAGGCGGTGACGGCCATGCTGCCGGCGATCGTCAGCCAGCTCGTCGTCATCGTGAAGGACACCGCACTCGGTGGCGCCATGATGACCTTCCCCGAGCTGCTGGCCTCGATCCGCCCGATGAGCGCGAACTACGGCGCGAACACCATCGCGTGTTTCACGATCGTCGCCGTGATCTACGTCGCCGTGAACTTCGCACTCACGTCGTTCGCGAGCTGGCTGGAGCGGTGGCTCCGGCGCAACAGGAAGGGCAAGACGGCCGCGCCCGGCACCGTGCCCGGGGGCGCACCGGAGACGATCGGTACGCCGTCGCTCGTCATCGACGACGGACGCGCCGTCTGA
- a CDS encoding class III extradiol dioxygenase subunit B-like domain-containing protein, with protein MLVAAAVCPCPPLLVPEVAAGAAPELDALRDACADALGVLAAARPDLLIVIGPADHAGRGPHPEGAPGTFKGFGVDLGVRLGRGKGPVTDRPLPPSLAVGAWLLARAQWAEAPVEGLGVGEPLETVRCTSTGRDLAARADRVALLVMGDGSACRTIKAPGYLDDRAAAFDAAAAHALGTADPDALIALDASLAHELKAAGRAPWQVLAGAAEGSGLGGRLLYEDAPYGVGYLVATWS; from the coding sequence ATGCTTGTCGCCGCCGCTGTCTGCCCCTGCCCGCCCCTGCTGGTACCGGAGGTCGCCGCCGGTGCCGCGCCCGAGCTCGACGCCCTGCGGGACGCCTGCGCCGATGCTCTCGGTGTGCTCGCTGCCGCCCGGCCCGATCTGCTGATCGTGATCGGGCCCGCGGACCATGCGGGGCGTGGCCCGCATCCCGAGGGGGCCCCCGGCACCTTCAAGGGCTTCGGCGTCGACCTCGGTGTGCGGCTGGGGCGTGGAAAGGGGCCGGTGACGGACCGCCCGCTTCCGCCGTCCCTCGCCGTCGGTGCCTGGCTGCTCGCCCGCGCGCAATGGGCCGAGGCGCCGGTCGAAGGGCTCGGCGTGGGGGAGCCGCTCGAAACCGTTCGCTGCACGAGCACCGGACGGGACCTGGCCGCCAGGGCGGACCGGGTGGCCCTGCTGGTGATGGGCGACGGCAGCGCCTGCCGCACGATCAAGGCCCCCGGCTATCTGGACGACCGTGCCGCGGCGTTCGACGCGGCGGCCGCCCATGCGCTGGGCACGGCGGACCCCGACGCGCTGATCGCGCTGGACGCGTCGCTGGCGCACGAACTGAAAGCGGCGGGCCGGGCGCCCTGGCAGGTGCTCGCGGGCGCCGCCGAGGGGTCGGGCCTGGGCGGCCGGCTGCTGTACGAGGACGCCCCGTACGGCGTGGGTTACCTGGTCGCCACCTGGTCCTGA
- a CDS encoding amino acid ABC transporter permease, producing the protein MFDFLEGYDLLGAFWVTVQLTVYSALGSLIWGTLLAGMKVSPVPLMRGFATAYVNVVRNIPLTVIIVFSSLGLFQTLNISLGASDFKDINFRLAVLALIAYTSAFVCEAVRSGINTVPVGQAEAARALGLSFTQVLRLIVLPQAFRAVVNPLSNVLIALTKNTTVASAIGVAEASYLMKGMIEAEAQLILISAVFAFGFIVLTLPTGLILGWVSKKVAVKR; encoded by the coding sequence GTGTTCGACTTTCTTGAAGGTTACGACCTGTTGGGGGCCTTCTGGGTGACGGTGCAGCTCACCGTCTACTCCGCCCTCGGCTCCCTCATATGGGGAACGCTGCTGGCCGGCATGAAGGTCAGCCCGGTCCCCCTGATGCGCGGCTTCGCCACCGCCTATGTGAACGTGGTCCGGAACATTCCGCTGACCGTGATCATCGTGTTCTCGTCGCTGGGTCTCTTCCAAACCCTCAACATCAGCCTCGGCGCCAGCGATTTCAAGGACATCAACTTCCGGCTCGCGGTGCTCGCCCTGATCGCCTACACCTCCGCCTTCGTGTGCGAGGCCGTGCGCTCCGGCATCAACACTGTCCCCGTGGGCCAGGCCGAGGCGGCGCGTGCCCTCGGTCTGAGCTTCACCCAGGTACTGCGGCTGATCGTCCTCCCGCAGGCGTTCCGCGCAGTCGTCAACCCGCTGTCCAACGTGCTGATCGCGCTGACGAAGAACACCACGGTCGCCTCCGCGATCGGGGTCGCCGAAGCCTCGTACCTGATGAAGGGCATGATCGAGGCCGAGGCCCAGCTGATCCTGATCTCCGCGGTCTTCGCGTTCGGCTTCATCGTTCTGACCCTCCCGACCGGCCTGATCCTCGGCTGGGTGAGCAAGAAGGTGGCGGTGAAGCGATGA
- a CDS encoding response regulator transcription factor — MRLLLVEDDNHVAAALSAILARHGFQVVHARSGEEALQALLPADTEPFGVVLLDLGLPDQDGYEVCGKIRKRTSTPVIMVTARADVRSRIHGLNLGADDYVVKPYDTGELLARIHAVSRRKSAGEDTVPTPVAALRLGHVHIELPTRRVSVDGSEVQLTRKEFDLLALLAQRPGVVFRREQIISEVWRTSWEGTGRTLEVHVASLRSKLRLPALIETVRGVGYRLVAPSA; from the coding sequence ATGAGACTGCTGCTCGTCGAGGACGACAACCATGTCGCGGCCGCCCTCTCCGCGATCCTCGCCCGGCACGGCTTCCAGGTGGTGCACGCCCGCAGCGGCGAGGAGGCACTGCAGGCGCTGCTGCCCGCGGACACGGAGCCCTTCGGTGTCGTGCTCCTCGACCTCGGCCTGCCCGACCAGGACGGCTACGAGGTGTGCGGGAAGATCCGCAAGCGCACCTCCACCCCGGTGATCATGGTGACCGCGCGCGCCGATGTCCGGTCGCGGATCCATGGCCTCAACCTCGGGGCGGACGACTACGTGGTCAAGCCGTACGACACCGGCGAGCTCCTCGCCCGTATCCACGCCGTCAGCCGACGCAAATCGGCCGGCGAGGACACCGTGCCCACACCCGTCGCCGCTCTGCGCCTGGGGCACGTCCATATCGAGCTGCCGACCCGCCGGGTCAGCGTCGACGGATCGGAAGTCCAGCTCACCCGCAAGGAGTTCGACCTGCTCGCGCTGCTCGCCCAGCGCCCCGGCGTCGTCTTCCGCCGGGAGCAGATCATCAGCGAGGTGTGGCGCACGAGCTGGGAGGGAACGGGACGCACGCTCGAAGTGCACGTCGCGTCCCTGCGTTCCAAACTGCGGCTGCCGGCACTGATCGAGACGGTGCGCGGGGTCGGCTACCGCCTCGTCGCACCGTCCGCGTAG
- a CDS encoding FAD-dependent monooxygenase, whose translation MDPVIVVGAGPVGLVLSLALAAQGVPSVLLDEDPAKDETRPARTVVLREDTAALVERLGCKALRHEGIRWSGWRSMRRKQLVRELALGEDSPDGDPSPAPIHLPQHVLTRGLRDAVAAQELVQVAPYGRIDTLEQDPAGVTVHTREPNATWWRGSYLVGCDGARSTVRKLLDIRFPGRTAVERHAVAALRTELPWPGQAVLHRLPPWRTGGAEVTARPLPDGAWRLDWLLPPRGELVTPDALITRVRDTLAGWCGETPPYELLDTGVYTLHHRLALRWRVDRAFLAGDAAHLLGALGTQGLDEGLRDAENLAWKLAQAWHYGASEVLLDSYQAERRAAVAARLRAADQSLPILRGGGGLRTLVPGSARGHDSLLTDGHLGCGPLGAPPSYSHSPLAPARAEAHTSVGTPPGAPVTDVRVTAPDGTTVRLRERLGQGHLLVVLVAPGTGVWDRRHWMSAGVMPRLVAAVDALPVKGELLVTESYPGASAHTVLLIRPDGHLVASFNGVRPGELLAAADAMRGGAARTSVRSDRTADIN comes from the coding sequence GTGGACCCGGTGATCGTCGTCGGCGCCGGGCCCGTCGGTCTGGTGCTGTCGCTCGCCCTCGCGGCACAGGGCGTCCCTTCCGTCCTTCTCGACGAGGATCCGGCCAAGGACGAGACGCGTCCCGCCCGTACTGTGGTGCTGCGCGAGGACACAGCGGCCCTGGTGGAACGGCTCGGCTGCAAGGCGCTGCGGCACGAGGGCATCCGGTGGTCCGGCTGGCGGTCCATGCGGCGCAAGCAGCTGGTGCGTGAGCTGGCGCTCGGCGAGGACTCCCCCGACGGTGATCCGTCGCCGGCCCCGATCCACCTGCCGCAGCACGTCCTGACGCGCGGGCTGCGGGACGCGGTGGCCGCACAGGAGCTGGTGCAGGTGGCTCCGTACGGCCGGATCGACACGCTGGAGCAGGACCCCGCCGGGGTCACGGTGCACACCAGGGAGCCGAACGCGACCTGGTGGCGCGGGAGTTACCTGGTGGGCTGCGACGGCGCCAGGTCCACCGTACGCAAGCTCCTCGACATCCGTTTCCCCGGGCGTACGGCGGTGGAACGGCATGCCGTCGCCGCGCTGCGCACCGAACTTCCCTGGCCCGGGCAGGCCGTGCTGCACCGGCTGCCGCCGTGGCGCACCGGCGGCGCCGAGGTGACCGCGCGGCCGCTACCGGACGGCGCCTGGCGGCTGGACTGGCTGCTTCCGCCGCGTGGCGAACTCGTCACCCCGGACGCCCTGATCACCCGGGTCCGGGACACCCTGGCGGGCTGGTGCGGCGAGACACCGCCGTACGAACTGCTGGACACGGGCGTGTACACGCTGCATCACCGGCTCGCCCTGCGCTGGCGGGTCGACCGGGCCTTCCTGGCCGGGGATGCCGCCCATCTGCTGGGCGCGCTGGGCACCCAGGGGCTCGACGAGGGGCTGCGGGACGCCGAGAACCTGGCCTGGAAGCTGGCCCAGGCCTGGCACTACGGCGCCTCCGAGGTACTGCTCGACAGCTACCAGGCGGAGCGCCGGGCCGCGGTCGCCGCACGGTTGCGCGCCGCGGACCAGTCGCTGCCGATACTGCGCGGCGGCGGAGGTCTGCGGACCCTGGTACCGGGGAGCGCACGGGGGCACGATTCACTGCTCACCGACGGACATCTGGGGTGCGGCCCCCTCGGTGCGCCCCCCTCGTACTCGCACTCGCCCCTTGCGCCCGCACGCGCCGAGGCGCACACATCTGTCGGTACGCCCCCCGGTGCGCCGGTCACCGATGTACGGGTGACGGCACCCGACGGCACGACCGTTCGGCTGCGCGAGCGGCTGGGGCAGGGTCATCTGCTGGTGGTCCTGGTGGCGCCCGGAACCGGGGTGTGGGACCGGCGGCACTGGATGTCCGCGGGCGTCATGCCCCGCCTCGTCGCGGCTGTCGACGCGCTGCCGGTGAAGGGCGAACTGCTGGTGACCGAGAGCTATCCAGGGGCGTCGGCGCACACGGTGCTGCTGATCAGGCCGGACGGTCACCTGGTGGCGTCGTTCAACGGGGTACGGCCCGGGGAGCTCCTCGCGGCGGCGGACGCGATGCGCGGCGGCGCGGCACGCACCTCAGTACGCTCCGACCGGACAGCGGACATCAATTGA
- a CDS encoding sensor histidine kinase — MRTRLLPLLIILMASVLLALGFPLAVSVAGAQQQRVVIDRIDDTARFAALAQFIAERTPGYDERRRTLRSELDTYASVYGIRAGVFYRDDSAMAKAPATWQLPIQGEGREAFKEALLGRRSHDPPQVWPWQRGRVVVASPVVRDGDVVAVVVIDSPTSEMRARTLRGWLLIAVGEVVAMLVAVGAAIRLTGWVLLPVRTLDAATHDIASGRMRSRVAASGGPPELRRLARSFNEMADNVEDVLEQQRAFVADASHQLRNPLAALLLRIELLALELPEGNEEIASVRTEGKRLGQVLDDLLDLALAEHADADLRLTDIGALTAERVASWRPVAEEKGVRLRANGSSAVTAWADPIALSSALDAVIDNALKFTPADEEVLVTVASGHDDVTVVVADRGPGLTAQEMERVGDRFWRSAQHQNVKGSGLGLSISQALLVAGGGSIGYAAHEPHGLRVTVSVPRQGPQG; from the coding sequence GTGCGCACCCGACTGCTTCCGCTGCTCATCATTCTCATGGCGAGCGTGCTGCTCGCCCTCGGCTTTCCCCTGGCCGTCAGCGTGGCCGGCGCCCAGCAGCAGCGCGTCGTCATCGACCGCATCGATGACACGGCACGCTTCGCCGCGCTAGCCCAGTTCATCGCCGAGCGGACCCCCGGTTACGACGAGCGGCGCCGCACCCTGCGGAGCGAACTCGACACCTACGCATCGGTGTACGGCATCCGCGCCGGTGTCTTCTACCGCGACGACAGTGCCATGGCGAAGGCCCCGGCCACCTGGCAGCTCCCGATCCAGGGGGAGGGGAGAGAGGCCTTCAAGGAAGCGCTCCTGGGCCGTCGCAGCCACGATCCGCCGCAGGTCTGGCCCTGGCAGCGGGGCAGGGTCGTCGTCGCCTCACCCGTCGTACGGGACGGCGATGTCGTCGCCGTCGTGGTCATCGACTCGCCCACCTCCGAAATGCGCGCACGCACGCTGCGCGGCTGGTTGCTCATCGCGGTCGGCGAAGTCGTCGCGATGCTGGTGGCGGTCGGCGCCGCGATCCGGCTCACCGGCTGGGTACTGCTGCCCGTACGGACCCTGGACGCGGCCACCCACGACATCGCCAGCGGCCGGATGAGATCCCGGGTCGCGGCCTCCGGAGGGCCGCCGGAACTGAGGCGCCTGGCCCGCTCGTTCAACGAGATGGCCGACAACGTCGAGGACGTGCTGGAGCAGCAGCGCGCCTTCGTCGCCGATGCCTCGCACCAGTTGCGCAACCCCCTTGCCGCGCTACTGCTGCGGATCGAGCTCCTCGCGCTCGAACTCCCGGAGGGCAACGAGGAGATCGCCTCCGTGCGCACGGAGGGCAAGCGCCTCGGGCAGGTTCTCGACGACCTGCTCGACCTGGCGCTGGCCGAACACGCCGATGCCGATCTGCGGCTCACGGACATAGGCGCACTGACCGCGGAACGCGTTGCCTCCTGGCGTCCGGTCGCCGAGGAGAAGGGAGTACGGCTCAGGGCGAACGGCTCATCCGCCGTGACCGCCTGGGCGGACCCCATCGCCCTGTCGAGCGCCCTGGACGCCGTCATCGACAACGCCCTGAAATTCACCCCTGCCGACGAAGAGGTCCTCGTCACGGTCGCCTCCGGTCACGATGACGTCACGGTCGTCGTCGCCGACCGTGGACCGGGTCTCACCGCACAGGAGATGGAACGCGTCGGCGACCGCTTCTGGCGCAGCGCCCAGCATCAGAACGTGAAGGGTTCCGGCCTCGGGCTCTCCATCTCCCAGGCCCTCCTGGTGGCGGGCGGCGGCTCCATCGGCTATGCCGCCCATGAGCCGCACGGGCTGCGGGTGACGGTGTCGGTGCCACGCCAGGGCCCGCAGGGCTGA
- a CDS encoding glutamate ABC transporter substrate-binding protein: protein MQLRKVTAASAAVLALALTATACGSDNKDGGSDGSGGGKKISIGIKIDQPGIGLKTPDGKYTGFDVDVATYVAKELGYDAKDIVFKETKSADRETAIERGDVKFIAASYSINDERLQKVDFAGPYLLAHQDILVRADDDSIKSPADLNNKKLCSVAGSTSAKNVHDKLAPKAQLQEYGGYSECLSGLENKAVDALTTDDSILAGYAAQQANQGKFKLAGFKMTNENYGIGLKKGDADLKKKINDALTKMVSDGSWDKAVKANFGPANYKNEQAPKIGNIVK from the coding sequence ATGCAGCTTCGCAAGGTCACCGCCGCCTCGGCCGCCGTGCTCGCCCTCGCCCTGACCGCCACCGCCTGTGGTTCCGACAACAAGGACGGCGGCTCGGACGGTTCGGGCGGCGGCAAGAAGATCTCGATCGGCATCAAGATCGACCAGCCCGGTATCGGCCTCAAGACGCCGGACGGCAAGTACACCGGCTTCGACGTCGATGTCGCCACGTACGTCGCCAAGGAACTCGGCTACGACGCCAAGGACATCGTCTTCAAGGAGACCAAGAGCGCCGACCGCGAGACGGCGATCGAGCGCGGTGACGTGAAGTTCATCGCCGCCTCCTACTCGATCAACGACGAGCGGCTGCAGAAGGTCGACTTCGCGGGCCCGTACCTGCTGGCGCACCAGGACATCCTCGTGCGCGCCGACGACGACTCGATCAAGTCCCCAGCCGATCTGAACAACAAGAAGCTGTGTTCGGTCGCCGGCTCGACCTCGGCGAAGAACGTCCATGACAAGCTGGCGCCGAAGGCTCAGCTCCAGGAGTACGGCGGTTACTCGGAGTGCCTGTCCGGTCTGGAGAACAAGGCCGTCGACGCGCTGACCACCGATGACAGCATCCTGGCCGGATACGCCGCGCAGCAGGCGAACCAGGGCAAGTTCAAGCTGGCCGGCTTCAAGATGACCAACGAGAACTACGGCATCGGCCTGAAGAAGGGCGACGCCGACCTCAAGAAGAAGATCAACGACGCGCTCACCAAGATGGTCTCGGACGGTTCCTGGGACAAGGCCGTGAAGGCCAACTTCGGTCCGGCGAACTACAAGAACGAGCAGGCCCCGAAGATCGGCAACATCGTCAAGTGA
- a CDS encoding amino acid ABC transporter ATP-binding protein gives MSGVSVTKGAEDAAPAANDLVVLSNVNKHFGALHVLQDIDLTIARGEVVVVIGPSGSGKSTLCRTINRLETIDSGDISIDGKPLPEEGRELARLRADVGMVFQSFNLFAHKTVLENVMLGQLKVRKTEKKAAEDKARSLLDRVGVATQADKYPAQLSGGQQQRVAIARALAMDPKVILFDEPTSALDPEMINEVLEVMQQLARDGMTMVVVTHEMGFARSAANRVVFMADGKIVEEATPDQFFSNPRSDRAKDFLSKILHH, from the coding sequence ATGAGCGGAGTTTCAGTGACCAAGGGCGCCGAGGACGCCGCGCCTGCGGCGAACGACCTTGTCGTACTGAGCAACGTCAACAAGCACTTCGGCGCGCTGCATGTGCTCCAGGACATCGACCTGACCATCGCCCGTGGCGAGGTCGTGGTCGTCATCGGGCCCTCCGGGTCCGGTAAGTCCACGCTGTGCCGCACGATAAACCGCTTGGAGACGATCGACTCGGGCGACATCTCGATCGACGGCAAGCCGCTGCCCGAGGAGGGCAGGGAGCTGGCCAGGCTGCGCGCCGACGTCGGCATGGTCTTCCAGTCGTTCAATCTCTTCGCGCACAAGACGGTGCTCGAGAACGTGATGCTGGGCCAGCTCAAGGTCCGCAAGACGGAGAAGAAGGCAGCCGAGGACAAGGCCCGTTCGCTGCTGGACCGGGTGGGCGTGGCGACGCAGGCCGACAAGTACCCCGCCCAGCTCTCCGGTGGTCAGCAGCAACGCGTGGCGATCGCCCGGGCGTTGGCGATGGACCCCAAGGTGATCCTCTTCGACGAGCCGACCTCCGCGCTCGACCCGGAGATGATCAATGAGGTGCTGGAGGTCATGCAGCAGCTCGCCCGGGACGGCATGACGATGGTCGTCGTCACCCATGAGATGGGCTTCGCGCGCTCGGCGGCGAACCGCGTCGTCTTCATGGCGGACGGAAAGATCGTCGAAGAGGCCACGCCCGACCAGTTCTTCAGCAACCCGCGCAGTGACCGGGCCAAGGACTTCCTGTCGAAGATCCTTCACCACTGA
- a CDS encoding antitoxin produces the protein MGFLDNLKAKLNPAKDKVGDLAHQHGHKIDQGLDKAARTVDQKTKGKYSDKIESGTKKAKEAVERLSHKHDEGGTKHDEGGTPPGTPGGTPPDTPGGTPPGTPPAS, from the coding sequence ATGGGCTTCCTGGACAATTTGAAGGCCAAGCTGAACCCCGCCAAGGACAAGGTCGGCGATCTCGCGCATCAGCACGGGCACAAGATCGACCAAGGGCTCGACAAGGCCGCACGGACGGTCGACCAAAAAACCAAGGGCAAGTACAGCGACAAGATCGAGTCCGGCACGAAGAAGGCCAAGGAAGCGGTCGAGCGCCTGTCCCACAAGCACGACGAGGGTGGTACCAAGCACGACGAGGGCGGTACGCCGCCGGGTACGCCGGGCGGTACGCCGCCGGACACGCCGGGCGGTACGCCGCCGGGCACGCCGCCCGCTTCCTGA